One Prodigiosinella aquatilis DNA window includes the following coding sequences:
- a CDS encoding methyl-accepting chemotaxis protein, producing MKVNTPITQQEYPLDADATLMSTTNVKSHITYANSTFIQVSGFAENELVGQPHNIVRHPDMPVEAFADMWYTLQQGDSWTGLVKNRRKNGDHYWVRANVTPVYHDNQLTGYISVRNTPHAEEITAAVHQSAETATQATQIAERASDTAQQGGGIMKKAVIMMDSISSASHKIVDIIAVIDSIAFQTNILALNAAVEAARAGVQGSGFAVVAAEVRNLAQHSASAAKEIKTLIDTNLENVLNGSKLVENAGRHINDIVKEVLQVSAMIKEISHATREQTSTLSMINDSVAQIGDMTQQNMDMVTQSTCAAERLNHQAIRLTSAVNVYGC from the coding sequence ATGAAGGTCAATACACCTATTACACAACAAGAGTATCCGTTGGATGCCGATGCGACACTTATGTCAACCACCAATGTAAAAAGTCATATTACTTACGCCAATTCCACGTTTATCCAGGTCAGCGGTTTCGCAGAAAATGAACTCGTCGGACAACCACATAATATCGTGCGGCATCCCGATATGCCTGTCGAAGCCTTTGCTGACATGTGGTACACCCTGCAACAAGGTGATAGTTGGACCGGGCTGGTAAAAAACCGGCGTAAAAATGGTGATCACTATTGGGTCCGGGCTAATGTGACGCCGGTATACCATGATAATCAGCTGACAGGTTATATCTCTGTTCGTAATACCCCTCATGCAGAAGAGATTACCGCCGCCGTTCATCAGAGCGCAGAAACCGCCACACAAGCAACGCAGATAGCGGAACGAGCCAGCGATACGGCACAACAAGGCGGCGGTATCATGAAGAAAGCAGTGATCATGATGGATTCAATCTCCAGTGCCAGTCATAAAATTGTCGACATCATTGCCGTTATTGACAGTATCGCTTTTCAGACCAACATTCTGGCATTGAATGCTGCGGTGGAAGCCGCCAGAGCCGGCGTCCAGGGGAGTGGTTTTGCTGTGGTGGCAGCGGAAGTGCGCAATTTGGCCCAGCATTCCGCTTCTGCGGCAAAAGAAATCAAGACATTGATCGATACCAACCTGGAAAATGTACTGAATGGCAGCAAGCTGGTAGAAAACGCAGGCAGGCATATCAATGATATCGTAAAAGAAGTATTACAAGTCTCCGCCATGATCAAAGAAATCAGTCATGCCACAAGGGAACAGACCTCCACATTATCAATGATTAATGATTCAGTTGCTCAAATAGGCGATATGACACAACAGAATATGGATATGGTTACCCAGTCAACCTGCGCCGCCGAAAGACTTAACCATCAAGCGATACGGTTAACCAGTGCAGTAAATGTTTACGGCTGTTAG
- a CDS encoding FlxA-like family protein → MISSLAPSAFAVMPITASSNVKTNTDQKVAERNLQNQKVAESSVDTTNKQQTTSPNAQQQVMQAQIVMLQAQIAQLQNQPVQPTQESKPLVKPVEGVNRPSAEHAIDVYI, encoded by the coding sequence ATGATAAGTTCACTCGCCCCCTCCGCATTCGCTGTGATGCCGATTACGGCTTCATCGAATGTAAAAACCAATACTGATCAGAAAGTCGCTGAGCGTAATCTGCAAAATCAAAAAGTGGCTGAAAGTTCTGTGGATACCACAAATAAACAGCAGACAACCAGTCCCAATGCGCAACAACAGGTTATGCAGGCGCAGATTGTCATGTTACAGGCCCAAATAGCTCAGTTACAGAATCAACCCGTTCAGCCAACTCAGGAAAGCAAACCATTGGTAAAACCAGTGGAAGGGGTTAATCGCCCTTCGGCTGAACATGCTATTGATGTTTATATCTAG
- a CDS encoding FlxA-like family protein, whose protein sequence is MAGIVNAVLSSAAASSSSSGSTDQQIAQLNKQVQKLMQKTKELAGQAAAAQDEKQSELLSQQQQLIQAQIQQLQAQIARLEQQQTQSQTAQQPQPSDAMQIKPKEGVNSSTAENSVNVYI, encoded by the coding sequence ATGGCAGGTATAGTCAATGCTGTGCTTTCCAGCGCAGCTGCTTCATCCAGCAGCAGTGGCAGTACGGATCAGCAGATTGCACAGTTGAACAAACAGGTTCAAAAGCTGATGCAAAAGACAAAAGAGTTAGCAGGTCAGGCAGCAGCGGCACAGGATGAAAAACAGAGCGAACTGTTGAGCCAACAGCAACAACTCATTCAGGCGCAAATCCAGCAATTACAAGCTCAAATTGCCCGGTTAGAGCAGCAACAGACTCAAAGTCAGACAGCTCAACAACCACAACCCAGCGATGCCATGCAAATAAAGCCTAAGGAAGGCGTTAACAGCTCTACAGCTGAAAACAGCGTCAACGTGTATATTTGA
- a CDS encoding DUF3820 family protein, protein MEKDDLVAIATTVMPFGKYKGRVLIDLPEEYLLWFARKDEFPKGRLGDLMQITLVIKTEGLQNLVMPLRNAGG, encoded by the coding sequence ATGGAAAAAGACGATCTGGTCGCTATTGCCACCACGGTAATGCCATTTGGTAAATATAAAGGCCGAGTGTTGATCGATCTGCCGGAAGAGTATTTGCTGTGGTTTGCCCGTAAAGATGAATTTCCCAAAGGGCGATTGGGTGACCTCATGCAGATAACGTTAGTTATTAAAACGGAAGGATTGCAAAATCTGGTGATGCCACTACGAAACGCTGGTGGCTGA
- the ligA gene encoding NAD-dependent DNA ligase LigA, with protein MNLLNSQSVESRINALRALLRHHEYLYHVEDAPEIPDAEYDRLMQELKGLELTHPELVTSDSPTQRVGAAPLAAFEQVRHEVPMLSLDNVFDEQSYLAFNKRIGDRLKSDDELTFCCELKLDGLAVSLLYEEGVLVGAATRGDGTTGENITTNIRTIGAIPLRLTGDNIPRRLEVRGEVFMKHKGFEALNEEARRTGGKVFANPRNAAAGSLRQLDPRITAKRPLSFFCYGVGLVEGGTLPDSHWQRLMQFKAWGLPVSGHVTLCTGSDAVLAFYHRVEQERGSLGFDIDGVVIKVDDLVLQARLGFVARAPRWAVAYKFPAQEQLTWLRDVEFQVGRTGAITPVARLEPVAVAGVMVSNATLHNADEIERLGIQIGDRVIVRRAGDVIPQIVGVVMAERPQDSYPVVFPTHCPVCGSDVERVEGEAVTRCTAGLVCGAQRKESLKHFVSRRALDVDGMGDKIIDQLVEKEYVKTPADLFRLGAGMLTGLDRMGPKSAQNLVNALEKAKSTTLARFLYALGIRDVGETTAASLASHFGSLETLFNADIEMLQQVQDVGIVVATHVRHFLDEAHNQQVIRELIGSEIGIHWPAPVVIDANELDNPFAGKTIVLTGSLSILSRDEAKDRLTALGAKVSGSVSKKTDLVIAGEAAGSKLTKAQALAIPVIDEAEMIRLLG; from the coding sequence ATGAACCTATTGAATTCACAGTCTGTTGAGTCTCGTATTAACGCATTACGCGCCCTGCTGCGTCATCACGAATACTTGTATCACGTCGAAGATGCGCCGGAAATTCCCGATGCGGAATACGATCGGCTGATGCAGGAGTTGAAAGGCCTGGAATTGACGCATCCTGAACTGGTGACGTCGGATTCGCCTACTCAGCGGGTAGGTGCTGCGCCACTGGCGGCATTTGAGCAAGTACGCCATGAAGTACCCATGCTGTCGCTGGATAATGTATTTGATGAGCAAAGCTATCTGGCCTTCAACAAACGTATCGGCGATCGTCTGAAGAGTGACGATGAGCTGACATTTTGCTGCGAACTGAAACTTGATGGTCTGGCCGTCAGCTTGCTGTATGAAGAGGGTGTGCTGGTCGGTGCTGCTACTCGTGGTGACGGTACCACGGGTGAGAATATTACTACCAATATTCGTACTATTGGTGCAATTCCGCTGCGACTAACGGGAGATAATATTCCTCGCCGACTGGAAGTGCGTGGTGAAGTGTTTATGAAACACAAAGGGTTCGAGGCGCTGAATGAGGAAGCGCGTCGTACCGGCGGCAAAGTGTTTGCCAATCCACGTAATGCGGCGGCAGGTTCTCTGCGTCAACTGGACCCACGTATTACGGCCAAACGGCCATTGAGCTTTTTTTGTTACGGTGTTGGGCTGGTGGAGGGGGGCACGTTACCCGATAGTCATTGGCAGCGTCTGATGCAGTTTAAAGCCTGGGGGCTGCCAGTCAGTGGGCACGTCACGCTATGCACTGGCAGTGATGCGGTACTGGCGTTTTATCACCGGGTTGAGCAGGAACGGGGCTCGCTGGGTTTTGACATCGATGGTGTGGTGATCAAGGTTGACGATCTGGTTTTGCAGGCGCGGTTGGGGTTTGTCGCCCGAGCCCCACGCTGGGCGGTCGCGTACAAGTTCCCGGCGCAAGAACAGCTTACCTGGCTGCGTGATGTGGAGTTTCAGGTTGGTAGAACCGGGGCGATCACACCGGTGGCTCGTCTGGAGCCGGTGGCTGTGGCCGGCGTGATGGTCAGTAATGCCACGTTACATAATGCGGATGAAATTGAACGCCTTGGTATACAGATTGGCGATCGGGTGATTGTGCGCCGCGCGGGCGATGTGATACCACAGATTGTGGGTGTCGTCATGGCGGAACGGCCGCAGGATAGCTATCCGGTCGTGTTCCCGACACATTGCCCTGTCTGTGGCTCCGATGTGGAACGCGTCGAAGGGGAAGCAGTCACCCGTTGCACGGCAGGGTTGGTGTGTGGTGCACAGCGAAAAGAATCACTGAAGCATTTTGTTTCCCGCCGGGCACTGGATGTAGATGGTATGGGCGATAAGATCATTGATCAACTGGTAGAAAAAGAATACGTGAAAACGCCGGCTGATCTATTCCGGCTTGGTGCGGGTATGCTTACCGGGCTGGATCGTATGGGGCCAAAATCAGCACAGAATCTGGTAAATGCGCTGGAAAAAGCCAAGTCCACCACGTTGGCCCGTTTTCTGTATGCGTTGGGTATCCGGGATGTTGGTGAAACGACGGCCGCCAGTCTGGCTTCACATTTCGGTTCGCTAGAGACATTATTCAACGCCGATATTGAAATGTTACAGCAAGTTCAGGACGTGGGAATTGTCGTTGCCACACATGTGCGCCATTTCCTGGATGAGGCACATAATCAGCAGGTTATCCGCGAACTGATCGGTTCTGAGATTGGGATTCACTGGCCCGCTCCCGTGGTAATTGATGCTAATGAACTAGACAATCCGTTCGCGGGTAAAACTATCGTGTTAACTGGTTCACTCAGTATTCTGTCCCGTGATGAGGCTAAAGATCGGTTAACGGCGTTAGGGGCGAAAGTCAGCGGCAGTGTCTCGAAAAAAACGGATTTGGTGATAGCTGGAGAGGCGGCAGGTTCCAAGCTGACTAAAGCGCAAGCGTTGGCTATTCCGGTGATTGATGAAGCAGAAATGATACGGTTATTAGGGTGA
- the hldE gene encoding bifunctional D-glycero-beta-D-manno-heptose-7-phosphate kinase/D-glycero-beta-D-manno-heptose 1-phosphate adenylyltransferase HldE: MKVTLPDFRHARVLVVGDVMLDRYWYGPTSRISPEAPVPVVKVDTIEERPGGAANVAMNIASLGGGSRLVGLTGIDDAAHALSARLNEVNVKCDFVSVPTHPTITKLRVLSRNQQLIRLDFEEGFDNVDPQPMIERIQQALPQIGALVLSDYAKGALVHVQQMIQTAKAAGVPVLIDPKGADFSRYRGATLLTPNLSEFEAVAGRCKDEDDLVVRGMKLMADYHLSALLVTRSEQGMTLLQPGKAPLHLPTQAQEVYDVTGAGDTVIGVLAAALAAGKPLEEACFLANAAAGVVVGKLGTSTVTPIELENAIRGRADTGFGIMTEEQLKAEMAMARQRGEKIVMTNGCFDILHAGHVSYLANARKLGDRLIVAVNSDDSTKRLKGPTRPVNPLMQRMIVLGALGAVDWVVPFDEDTPQRLIAEILPDVLVKGGDYKPEDIAGSEEVWANGGEVKVLNFEDGCSTTNIINIIKAGK, from the coding sequence ATGAAAGTTACGCTGCCTGATTTTCGTCATGCCAGAGTATTGGTTGTGGGAGACGTTATGCTGGATCGCTACTGGTACGGCCCAACCAGCCGTATTTCACCGGAAGCACCGGTGCCGGTAGTGAAGGTTGATACGATTGAAGAGCGTCCAGGGGGCGCGGCAAACGTAGCAATGAATATTGCCTCACTAGGGGGCGGTTCACGTCTGGTTGGTCTCACCGGTATTGACGATGCAGCCCACGCCCTGAGCGCCAGATTGAATGAAGTTAACGTCAAATGCGATTTCGTTTCTGTTCCTACACATCCGACAATCACCAAGCTGCGCGTACTGTCCCGCAATCAGCAACTTATCCGCCTGGACTTTGAAGAGGGGTTCGATAACGTTGATCCGCAGCCAATGATTGAGCGTATCCAGCAGGCATTGCCACAGATTGGCGCCCTGGTTCTATCTGATTATGCCAAAGGGGCGCTGGTACACGTACAACAAATGATCCAGACGGCAAAAGCTGCCGGTGTTCCGGTGCTAATCGACCCGAAAGGTGCTGATTTTTCCCGCTACCGTGGCGCGACGCTTCTGACGCCTAACCTGTCTGAATTTGAAGCGGTTGCCGGTCGCTGTAAAGATGAAGACGATCTGGTGGTGCGGGGTATGAAGCTGATGGCTGATTATCATCTGTCGGCGTTATTGGTGACCCGTTCCGAACAAGGCATGACGCTGCTGCAACCGGGTAAGGCACCACTGCATTTACCGACGCAGGCGCAGGAAGTTTACGACGTGACCGGTGCCGGTGATACGGTGATCGGCGTACTGGCCGCTGCGCTGGCCGCCGGGAAACCGCTGGAAGAGGCGTGCTTTCTGGCCAATGCCGCCGCCGGTGTGGTTGTCGGCAAACTTGGGACGTCAACAGTCACACCCATTGAGTTGGAAAATGCCATCCGTGGGCGTGCTGACACCGGTTTTGGCATCATGACGGAAGAGCAACTCAAAGCGGAGATGGCGATGGCTCGCCAGCGTGGTGAAAAGATCGTCATGACCAATGGTTGCTTTGACATTCTGCATGCCGGACATGTTTCCTATCTGGCAAATGCCCGTAAGCTGGGGGATCGTCTGATTGTGGCGGTAAACAGCGATGATTCAACCAAACGCCTGAAAGGACCAACCCGACCGGTAAATCCGCTGATGCAGCGGATGATTGTGTTGGGGGCTCTGGGGGCAGTGGATTGGGTTGTACCGTTTGATGAGGATACGCCACAGCGACTGATCGCCGAGATCCTGCCGGATGTATTGGTGAAAGGCGGAGACTATAAGCCAGAAGATATCGCCGGAAGTGAGGAAGTCTGGGCCAACGGTGGTGAGGTCAAGGTGTTGAATTTTGAAGATGGCTGCTCAACCACGAACATTATCAATATCATCAAGGCCGGTAAATAA